From a single Nissabacter sp. SGAir0207 genomic region:
- a CDS encoding alkene reductase — MSTLFTPLTIGGRTLPNRIFMAPLTRLRSQEPGDLPTALMGEYYSQRASAGLIISEATQISLQGKGYAGAPGIHSPEQVAAWRQITDAVHARGGHIALQMWHVGRISHTSLQPGQQSPVAPSAQTADTRTTIRDEQGNLTRVPCSPPRALTVAEIAEVVAQFRQAAIHAREAGFDYVEIHAAHGYLLHQFQSPESNLRDDQYGGSVENRLRLTLEVVESVVAELGADRVGIRISPVGAVAGMGNGEQEEQDALTLVEQLSARQLAYLHISEPDWVGGRPYSEALRKAIRARYQGVIIGAGGYTQQKAEQLIDAGYVDAAAFGRDYIANPDLVARFAQQAPLNPPQPETFYGGGREGYTDYPTL; from the coding sequence ATGAGCACACTCTTTACCCCGTTGACCATTGGCGGGCGCACCCTGCCGAACCGAATCTTTATGGCCCCCCTCACCCGCCTGCGTAGCCAGGAGCCGGGCGATTTGCCGACTGCCCTGATGGGCGAGTACTACAGCCAGCGCGCCAGCGCCGGGCTGATTATTAGCGAGGCGACGCAAATCTCCCTGCAGGGCAAGGGTTACGCCGGCGCGCCGGGCATCCACTCCCCTGAGCAGGTGGCCGCCTGGCGCCAGATCACGGACGCCGTCCACGCGCGCGGCGGCCACATCGCCCTGCAAATGTGGCACGTTGGCCGCATCTCCCACACCTCGCTGCAACCGGGCCAGCAGTCGCCGGTCGCCCCCTCGGCACAGACCGCCGACACCCGCACCACGATCCGGGATGAACAGGGCAACCTGACGCGCGTTCCCTGCTCGCCGCCGCGCGCCCTGACCGTGGCCGAGATCGCCGAGGTGGTGGCACAATTCCGCCAGGCCGCCATCCATGCGCGGGAAGCCGGGTTTGACTATGTGGAGATCCACGCTGCCCACGGCTACCTGCTGCACCAATTCCAGTCGCCGGAGTCCAACCTGCGGGATGATCAGTATGGTGGCAGTGTCGAGAACCGCCTGCGCCTGACGCTGGAAGTCGTGGAGAGCGTGGTGGCCGAGCTGGGGGCTGACCGCGTTGGCATCCGCATTTCGCCGGTCGGTGCCGTCGCTGGCATGGGCAATGGCGAGCAGGAGGAGCAGGACGCGCTGACGCTGGTGGAGCAACTGAGCGCCCGCCAACTGGCCTACCTGCACATCTCCGAGCCGGACTGGGTCGGCGGCCGCCCCTATTCGGAGGCGTTGCGCAAGGCGATTCGCGCCCGCTATCAGGGGGTGATCATCGGGGCCGGCGGCTATACGCAGCAGAAGGCGGAACAGTTGATTGACGCCGGTTACGTTGATGCCGCCGCCTTTGGCCGCGACTACATCGCCAACCCGGATCTGGTGGCGCGCTTTGCCCAGCAGGCGCCGCTCAACCCACCGCAGCCAGAGACCTTCTATGGCGGTGGCCGTGAGGGCTACACCGACTACCCAACGCTGTGA
- the gloA gene encoding lactoylglutathione lyase, whose amino-acid sequence MRLLHTMLRVGDLQRSIDFYTKVLGMRLLRSSENTEYKYSLAFVGYTEESEGAVIELTYNWGVESYDMGTAYGHIALGVDDVAATCDQIRNAGGNVTREAGPVKGGTTVIAFVEDPDGYKIELIENSHAGKGLGN is encoded by the coding sequence ATGCGCTTACTCCATACCATGCTTCGCGTCGGTGACCTGCAACGCTCCATCGACTTCTACACCAAGGTATTAGGCATGCGTCTGCTGCGTTCCAGTGAAAATACCGAATACAAATACTCCCTGGCGTTCGTCGGCTATACCGAAGAGAGCGAAGGCGCAGTGATTGAACTGACCTACAACTGGGGCGTCGAGAGCTACGACATGGGGACGGCCTACGGCCACATCGCGCTGGGCGTGGATGATGTCGCAGCAACCTGTGACCAGATCCGCAATGCTGGCGGCAATGTGACCCGTGAAGCTGGCCCGGTCAAGGGCGGCACCACCGTGATCGCCTTTGTGGAAGACCCGGATGGCTACAAGATTGAGCTGATTGAAAACAGCCACGCTGGCAAAGGCCTCGGCAACTGA
- the rnt gene encoding ribonuclease T has protein sequence MRAEFEPDKKLMADKSDPNALSGRFRGFYPVVIDVETAGFNARTDALLEIAAVTLRMDDDGWLTRDEALHFHVAPFEGAVLQPEALAFNGIDPHNPLRGAVSEYEALHAIFKMVRKGMKEQNCNRAIIVAHNANFDHSFLMAAAERASLKRNPFHPFATFDTAALSGLVLGQTVLAKACITAGIPFDSAQAHSALYDTEQTALLFCELVNRWKRLGGWPLATPEADE, from the coding sequence ATGCGCGCTGAATTCGAACCTGATAAGAAACTGATGGCTGATAAAAGTGATCCCAACGCCCTGAGTGGCCGCTTCCGCGGGTTCTATCCCGTGGTGATTGATGTTGAAACCGCTGGCTTTAACGCCCGTACCGATGCCCTGCTGGAGATCGCCGCCGTGACGTTGCGCATGGACGACGACGGCTGGCTGACGCGTGATGAGGCGCTGCACTTCCATGTCGCCCCGTTTGAGGGGGCGGTGCTGCAACCGGAGGCGCTGGCCTTCAACGGCATCGATCCGCACAACCCGCTGCGTGGCGCGGTGAGTGAGTATGAGGCGCTGCACGCCATCTTCAAGATGGTGCGCAAGGGCATGAAGGAGCAGAACTGCAACCGGGCGATTATTGTGGCGCACAATGCCAACTTTGATCACAGCTTCCTGATGGCGGCCGCCGAGCGCGCCAGCCTCAAGCGCAACCCTTTCCACCCCTTCGCCACCTTTGATACCGCGGCGCTGAGCGGGCTGGTGCTCGGGCAGACGGTGCTGGCGAAAGCCTGCATCACCGCCGGCATCCCCTTTGACAGCGCCCAGGCGCACTCCGCGCTGTATGACACTGAGCAGACGGCACTGCTGTTCTGTGAGCTGGTCAACCGCTGGAAACGGCTGGGTGGCTGGCCGCTGGCAACGCCAGAAGCCGACGAGTAA
- a CDS encoding Grx4 family monothiol glutaredoxin, whose translation MTTIEKIQAQIAENPILLYMKGSPKLPSCGFSAQAVQALSACGERFAYVDILQNPDIRAELPKYANWPTFPQLWVDGELVGGCDIVLEMYQRGELQQLIKETAEKHRSQEEQQ comes from the coding sequence ATGACGACAATTGAAAAGATCCAGGCCCAGATCGCGGAAAACCCGATCCTGCTGTACATGAAAGGCTCTCCGAAGCTGCCAAGCTGCGGCTTCTCCGCTCAGGCGGTACAGGCGCTGTCCGCGTGCGGTGAGCGTTTTGCCTATGTGGACATTCTGCAGAACCCGGACATCCGTGCCGAGCTGCCGAAGTACGCCAACTGGCCGACCTTCCCGCAGCTGTGGGTGGATGGCGAACTGGTTGGCGGTTGTGACATCGTGCTAGAGATGTACCAGCGCGGCGAACTGCAACAGCTGATTAAAGAGACCGCCGAGAAGCACCGTTCCCAGGAAGAGCAACAGTAA
- a CDS encoding C40 family peptidase, translating into MRLLVTLFVLLFTQLCMNLAHASPHARTSADPRKGHASEARTDDRKKRKPVKTSVKKKATSRDKAQVVKVTTKSGKTRKTASTHLVKVTPPKKGYKKGYGRQRLPGHEAKAVESGPLALSPAHKKRYQKAKQTAMTKLMKQVGKPYRWGGTSPTTGFDCSGLVYYAYKDVMKIRLPRTANEMYHLRDAAPVKRGELESGDLVFFRIANRGAADHVGVYLGDGKFIQSPRTGEDIRISYLDNDYWQDHYVGARRVMTPKTVR; encoded by the coding sequence ATGCGTTTACTCGTTACGCTTTTCGTTTTGCTTTTTACTCAGCTCTGTATGAATCTGGCGCATGCGTCGCCCCATGCGCGCACGTCGGCCGACCCCCGCAAGGGCCATGCCAGTGAGGCCAGGACGGATGACCGTAAAAAGCGCAAGCCGGTGAAAACCAGCGTAAAGAAAAAAGCCACCAGCCGCGATAAGGCTCAGGTGGTCAAGGTCACGACCAAAAGCGGTAAAACGCGCAAAACCGCCTCCACCCACCTGGTCAAGGTGACGCCGCCGAAAAAGGGCTACAAAAAAGGCTATGGCCGCCAGCGCCTGCCCGGCCACGAGGCCAAGGCCGTGGAGAGCGGCCCGCTGGCACTCAGCCCGGCGCATAAAAAGCGCTACCAGAAAGCCAAGCAAACGGCGATGACCAAGCTGATGAAGCAGGTAGGCAAGCCCTACCGCTGGGGCGGCACCTCCCCCACCACCGGTTTCGATTGCAGCGGACTGGTCTATTACGCCTATAAAGATGTGATGAAGATCCGCCTGCCACGCACCGCCAACGAGATGTACCACCTGCGTGATGCCGCACCGGTCAAACGTGGCGAGCTGGAGAGCGGCGATCTGGTCTTCTTCCGCATCGCCAACCGTGGCGCGGCCGACCATGTTGGCGTCTATCTCGGCGATGGCAAATTTATCCAGTCGCCGCGCACCGGCGAGGACATCCGCATCAGCTATCTGGACAATGACTACTGGCAAGACCATTACGTCGGCGCCCGCCGCGTGATGACCCCCAAGACCGTACGCTGA
- a CDS encoding YnhF family membrane protein, which produces MDTNLKLSLCTTVAALTVIIAFSFTAVLG; this is translated from the coding sequence ATGGATACCAATTTGAAACTGTCGCTATGCACCACCGTGGCAGCGCTCACCGTGATCATTGCCTTTAGCTTTACCGCTGTTTTGGGCTAA
- the purR gene encoding HTH-type transcriptional repressor PurR, with translation MATIKDVAKRAGVSTTTVSHVINKTRFVAEETKAAVWAAIKELHYSPSAVARSLKVNHTKSIGLLATSSEAPYFAEVIESVENSCYSKGYTLILCNSHNNLDKQQAYLAMLAQKRVDGLLVMCSEYPDQLIGMLEEYRNIPMVVMDWGSARSDFTDSIIDNAFEGGYIAGRYLIERGHRDIGIIPGQLSRNTGGGRHQGFLKAMEEANITVRPEWVVQGDFEPESGYKAMQQILVQKQRPTAVFCGGDIMAMGAICAADEMGLRVPQDISVIGYDNVRNARYFTPALTTIHQPKERLGESAFAMLLDRITSKREDPQTIEVRPKLVERRSVADGPYRDYRR, from the coding sequence ATGGCCACGATTAAAGATGTCGCCAAACGTGCTGGCGTGTCCACCACCACCGTGTCACACGTTATCAACAAAACACGTTTCGTCGCTGAAGAGACGAAGGCGGCGGTCTGGGCCGCCATCAAGGAGTTGCACTACTCCCCAAGCGCCGTGGCGCGCAGCCTGAAAGTCAACCACACCAAATCCATCGGGTTGCTGGCGACCTCCAGTGAGGCCCCCTACTTCGCTGAGGTGATTGAGTCCGTGGAGAACAGTTGCTACAGCAAGGGCTATACCCTGATCCTCTGCAACTCCCACAATAACCTCGACAAGCAGCAGGCTTACCTGGCGATGCTGGCGCAAAAGCGCGTCGACGGCCTGCTGGTGATGTGCTCTGAGTACCCGGATCAGCTGATCGGTATGCTCGAGGAGTACCGCAACATCCCGATGGTGGTGATGGACTGGGGTTCAGCACGCAGCGACTTTACCGACTCCATCATTGATAACGCCTTTGAGGGCGGCTACATCGCAGGCCGTTACCTGATCGAGCGCGGCCACCGCGACATCGGCATCATCCCCGGCCAGCTGTCACGCAACACCGGCGGCGGCCGCCATCAGGGTTTCCTGAAGGCGATGGAGGAGGCGAATATTACTGTGCGCCCGGAGTGGGTGGTACAGGGTGATTTTGAGCCGGAGTCCGGCTACAAGGCGATGCAGCAGATTTTGGTGCAGAAGCAGCGCCCAACGGCGGTGTTCTGCGGCGGCGACATCATGGCGATGGGCGCCATCTGCGCCGCCGACGAGATGGGCCTGCGCGTGCCGCAAGACATCTCGGTGATTGGCTATGACAACGTGCGTAACGCGCGCTACTTTACCCCGGCGCTGACCACCATCCACCAGCCGAAAGAGCGCCTTGGCGAGAGCGCTTTTGCCATGCTGTTGGATCGCATCACCAGCAAGCGTGAAGACCCGCAGACCATTGAAGTGCGCCCGAAACTGGTGGAGCGTCGCTCCGTGGCCGATGGCCCCTACCGCGACTACCGCCGTTAA
- the punR gene encoding DNA-binding transcriptional activator PunR — protein sequence MWSEYSLEVVDAVARTGSFSAAAQELHRVPSAVSYTVRQLEQWLAVELFERRHRDVAITEAGQVFIEEARGVIKKMQAARRQCQQAANGWRGQLNLAVDRVVRADRTRQLVLDFYREFPDMELLISPEVFNGVWDALADGRVDAAIGATRAVPVGGSYRFRDMGFLPWRCVVSRTHPLAQLPGPLADEQLRPWPALCLEDTSRTLPKRDTWTLDNQRRLVAPDWTSALDCLLAGLCVGMIPAHMAQPLIDRGELVLLTLAQPFPDSACCLTWDQARASPALSWLLDYLGDSETLNREWLRGE from the coding sequence ATGTGGTCAGAATATTCGCTGGAGGTGGTGGACGCCGTGGCGCGTACCGGCAGCTTTAGCGCGGCAGCGCAGGAGCTGCACCGGGTGCCCTCGGCAGTCAGTTACACCGTGCGCCAGCTGGAACAGTGGCTGGCGGTGGAACTGTTTGAGCGCCGCCACCGTGATGTAGCAATTACCGAAGCCGGGCAGGTTTTTATTGAGGAGGCGCGCGGTGTTATCAAAAAAATGCAGGCCGCGCGTCGCCAGTGCCAACAGGCGGCCAATGGCTGGCGTGGGCAGCTCAATCTGGCGGTGGATCGGGTGGTGCGTGCGGATCGCACCCGGCAGCTAGTGCTCGATTTCTACCGCGAGTTTCCCGATATGGAGCTGCTGATCTCGCCGGAGGTGTTTAACGGCGTCTGGGATGCGCTGGCGGATGGACGGGTGGATGCAGCGATTGGGGCCACCCGCGCCGTGCCGGTGGGCGGCAGCTACCGCTTCCGCGACATGGGCTTTCTGCCGTGGCGCTGTGTGGTGAGCCGTACCCATCCGCTGGCACAACTGCCCGGCCCGTTGGCGGATGAGCAGTTACGCCCGTGGCCAGCCCTCTGTCTGGAGGACACCTCCCGCACCCTGCCGAAGCGCGATACCTGGACGCTGGATAACCAACGGCGGCTGGTGGCACCAGACTGGACCAGCGCGCTGGATTGCCTGCTGGCTGGCCTGTGCGTGGGGATGATTCCGGCGCACATGGCGCAACCGCTGATCGATCGTGGAGAGTTGGTGCTGCTGACGCTGGCGCAACCCTTCCCGGACAGCGCCTGTTGCCTGACCTGGGATCAGGCGCGCGCCTCGCCGGCGCTCAGCTGGCTGCTGGATTATCTGGGGGACAGCGAAACCTTGAACCGGGAGTGGTTGCGTGGGGAGTAA
- the punC gene encoding purine nucleoside transporter PunC has product MTHSPLFMLYLAGLSVLGFLATDMYLPAFAQMQADLSLTPNAISASLSLFLAGFACAQLIWGPLSDRIGRKPVLVLGLLMFAVGCAGMLWVQDARQLWLMRFVQAVGVCSAAVSWQALVVERCTGEQAKRVFATIMPLVALSPALAPLLGAWLLNHFGWRAIFLALLAITLLLLVPTLRLQPANRPGTDHPAPKVGMLALLGSRVFSGNVLMYAACSAGFFAWLTGSPFILHAMGYGADAIGLSYVPQTFAFLIGGFGCRYVVSRRDGKVLVPWLLAGYGLSIIALFLLAWLATPGLALLLVPFCVMALANGALYPIIVANALLPFPQSTGKAAALQNALQLGLCFVASLVVSAFISQPLMATVSVMLSTVGLALAGYLLQRNAPAQAAIRQERHTNQTA; this is encoded by the coding sequence ATGACCCACTCCCCTCTTTTCATGCTCTATCTGGCCGGACTGAGCGTGCTTGGCTTTTTGGCCACTGACATGTACCTGCCGGCCTTCGCCCAGATGCAGGCGGATCTTTCGCTGACGCCCAATGCCATCAGCGCCAGCCTGAGCCTGTTTTTGGCCGGTTTCGCCTGCGCCCAGCTGATCTGGGGGCCGCTCTCTGACCGCATCGGCCGCAAGCCCGTGCTGGTGCTGGGGCTGTTGATGTTTGCCGTCGGCTGCGCCGGGATGCTGTGGGTGCAGGATGCGCGCCAGCTCTGGCTGATGCGCTTTGTGCAGGCGGTGGGGGTCTGTTCGGCGGCCGTAAGCTGGCAGGCGCTGGTGGTGGAACGCTGCACGGGCGAGCAGGCGAAACGGGTGTTTGCCACCATTATGCCGCTGGTGGCGCTGTCACCGGCGCTGGCCCCGCTGCTGGGTGCCTGGCTGCTGAACCACTTTGGCTGGCGCGCCATCTTCCTGGCGCTGCTCGCCATCACCCTGCTGCTGCTGGTGCCAACGCTGCGGCTCCAGCCTGCCAACCGGCCGGGCACTGATCACCCGGCCCCCAAGGTAGGGATGCTGGCGCTGCTCGGCTCCCGCGTCTTTAGCGGCAACGTGCTGATGTATGCCGCCTGCTCGGCAGGCTTCTTCGCCTGGCTGACCGGCTCGCCCTTCATCTTGCACGCCATGGGCTATGGCGCGGATGCCATCGGCCTGAGCTACGTGCCACAGACCTTTGCCTTCCTGATTGGTGGGTTTGGCTGCCGCTACGTGGTTAGCCGCCGTGATGGCAAGGTGCTGGTGCCGTGGCTGCTGGCTGGCTATGGCCTGAGCATCATCGCGCTGTTCCTGCTGGCCTGGCTCGCCACGCCGGGGCTGGCGCTGCTGCTGGTGCCATTTTGTGTGATGGCTTTGGCAAATGGCGCACTCTATCCCATAATTGTGGCTAACGCGCTGCTGCCCTTCCCACAAAGCACCGGCAAGGCCGCGGCCCTGCAGAACGCCCTGCAACTGGGACTCTGCTTCGTCGCCAGTCTGGTGGTGTCGGCCTTTATCAGCCAGCCGCTGATGGCAACCGTCAGTGTGATGCTGAGCACCGTGGGCCTGGCGTTGGCGGGCTACCTGCTCCAGCGTAATGCGCCGGCGCAGGCGGCCATCCGTCAGGAGCGGCATACTAACCAAACGGCATAA